From a single Lytechinus variegatus isolate NC3 chromosome 9, Lvar_3.0, whole genome shotgun sequence genomic region:
- the LOC121421820 gene encoding uncharacterized protein LOC121421820 encodes MGGGFSIIGAYFMIIMEQESRQVRVILWCYPRTLSTVLTKCLSFIEDIEVWFEPFTYCDIPNILYRAETGKDLPPEYTAENSGEFAAAVRLFVEQLGVSPSSIEPERIAYGSVKQRLDSTQSKFVLVKDMSVALRDETLRKYIPSGYQHVFLIREPMSAFRSYRKACIIRDKPKDEELYHVVRDDAYLTADEFFPSLHSLWKYVRHNIDPNPMVINADDLKTDPGAVLKKFCAKTGLPYSDSLLRWDASTKVVKTWKACGETLLHDLPIFFLDAATSSEFVASASKPVTREELTEDVLRLVDVALPLYQEMNEYKV; translated from the exons ATGGGCGGTGGGTTCTCCATTATTGGAGCATATTTCATGATAATCATGGAGCAAGAAAGTAGACAAGTTCGCGTCATATTATGGTGTTATCCCCGTACTCTCTCAACCGTACTCACGAAATGTTTGAGTTTTATCGAGGACATTGAAGTTTGGTTTGAACCTTTCACTTACTGCGATATTCCGAACATTTTATACCGGGCGGAAACTGGGAAGGACCTTCCCCCGGAGTACACGGCTGAGAATTCAGGTGAATTTGCGGCTGCTGTCAGATTGTTTGTGGAGCAGCTGGGTGTTTCGCCGTCAAGCATTGAACCTGAGCGCATTGC CTATGGTAGTGTGAAACAACGCCTGGATTCAACGCAGAGTAAATTTGTCCTTGTCAAAGACATGAGTGTTGCATTGCGGGACGAGACTCTACGCAAGTACATACCATCCGGATATCAGCATGTGTTTCTCATTCGAGAACCAATGTCTGCCTTCCGTTCCTATCGCAAAGCTTGCATCATCCGCGATAAACCAAAAGATGAAGAGTTGTACCATGTCGTGAGAGACGATGCCTATCTGACCGCTGATGAATTCTTTCCGAGCCTTCACAGCCTGTGGAAGTATGTCCGGCATAACATTGACCCGAACCCAATGGTCATCAACGCAGATGACCTGAAGACCGACCCTGGAGCCGTTCTCAAGAAGTTTTGCGCAAAGACGGGACTTCCTTACAGTGATTCGTTGCTACGCTGGGATGCTTCAACCAAGGTTGTGAAAACCTGGAAGGCTTGTGGGGAAACGCTTCTCCATgatttaccaatatttttccTCGATGCTGCGACGTCAAGTGAGTTTGTGGCTTCAGCAAGTAAACCTGTTACTCGCGAAGAACTCACAGAAGATGTCCTTAGACTGGTGGATGTTGCCTTACCCCTTTATCAGGAGATGAATGAATATAAAGTTTga